In the Mycolicibacter sp. MU0102 genome, one interval contains:
- a CDS encoding diacylglycerol-binding protein has protein sequence MKLRPPIALLLFVLGGAAGLIGDHSHVVTGTTEYLSPSQAVPFIWSSPLYFPILVGSATVFLAELRLHLPSPRTAVTVRQGVAGLAAVLGSYVVTAMLHASPVVPLTTLICAFAAITFCALGDRPAIVCGVLIAAVGPVAEIGIAAIGHFRYTPGSDGLFGVAPWLVPLYFAFGVVAALIGEIAAGVTRPVT, from the coding sequence GTGAAATTACGCCCCCCGATCGCGTTGTTGCTGTTCGTTTTGGGTGGAGCGGCCGGTCTGATCGGCGACCACTCGCACGTGGTCACCGGGACCACCGAGTACCTGTCCCCGTCGCAGGCCGTGCCGTTCATCTGGAGCAGTCCGCTCTACTTCCCGATCCTGGTCGGATCCGCCACCGTTTTCCTGGCGGAGTTACGACTACATCTCCCCTCGCCGCGTACCGCGGTCACGGTGCGTCAGGGGGTGGCTGGTCTGGCCGCGGTGCTGGGCAGCTACGTCGTCACCGCGATGCTGCATGCCTCGCCGGTGGTTCCCCTCACGACGCTGATCTGCGCGTTCGCTGCGATCACTTTCTGCGCCTTGGGAGATCGTCCGGCGATTGTCTGCGGCGTGCTGATCGCGGCCGTCGGCCCGGTGGCCGAGATCGGGATCGCCGCGATCGGCCACTTCCGCTATACCCCCGGCTCGGACGGGTTGTTCGGGGTGGCGCCGTGGCTGGTGCCGCTGTACTTCGCATTCGGAGTGGTCGCGGCGCTGATCGGTGAGATCGCGGCCGGCGTCACGCGGCCGGTGACATAG
- a CDS encoding DNA topoisomerase IB, whose product MRLRRSNTAGPGLRRIGRGRGFSYTDGSQPVDDPQVLARIKTLAIPPAWRKVWICPYPNGHIQAVGEDAAGRRQYLYHPQWEAERSEEKYDRVLTLAKLLPDWRAEVLADLRGRGLKRDRVLAVAQQLIDRGYFRAGGEEYTQENGSFGLATLLRDHVTMRNGCVDFDYPAKSGVRRTVSVDDPLVVRAVRALLRAPTDLPRLLVYRISDGWCEVRADDLNERFRELTDEQFSVKDLRTWHGTVLAAESFAAAHEPTSKTVRRREVAAAMRHVAEELGNTPAVARSSYVDPRVVEAYEQGITIRSALDRAQRRRKEAAPRLAAEAATARMIRRIDRAGR is encoded by the coding sequence GTGAGACTGCGCAGAAGCAACACCGCGGGCCCGGGGCTTCGCCGAATCGGTCGGGGCCGCGGCTTTTCCTACACCGATGGGAGCCAGCCGGTCGACGACCCGCAGGTCCTCGCCCGGATCAAGACGCTGGCCATCCCACCGGCATGGCGAAAGGTGTGGATCTGCCCCTATCCCAATGGGCACATCCAGGCCGTCGGGGAAGACGCTGCCGGGCGTCGTCAATACCTGTATCACCCGCAATGGGAGGCCGAACGTTCCGAGGAGAAGTACGACCGGGTCCTGACCTTGGCCAAGTTGCTGCCGGACTGGCGCGCCGAGGTGCTCGCCGACCTGCGCGGTCGCGGCCTGAAACGCGATCGAGTGCTCGCCGTCGCTCAGCAGCTCATCGATCGGGGCTATTTCCGGGCCGGCGGCGAGGAGTACACCCAGGAAAACGGCAGCTTCGGGCTGGCCACCTTGTTGCGTGATCACGTCACGATGCGCAACGGCTGCGTGGACTTCGACTATCCGGCCAAAAGCGGCGTACGGCGGACGGTTTCGGTCGACGATCCGCTGGTGGTCCGTGCGGTGCGAGCCCTGTTGCGCGCGCCGACCGACCTGCCCCGGCTGTTGGTGTACCGCATCTCCGACGGCTGGTGCGAAGTGCGCGCCGATGACCTCAACGAGCGGTTCCGGGAGCTGACCGATGAGCAGTTCAGCGTCAAGGACCTGCGAACCTGGCATGGCACCGTGCTGGCAGCCGAAAGCTTCGCCGCAGCACACGAGCCGACCTCCAAAACAGTGCGCCGTCGCGAGGTCGCTGCGGCAATGCGCCACGTCGCCGAGGAACTGGGCAATACCCCGGCGGTCGCCCGCAGCTCCTACGTCGACCCGCGCGTGGTGGAGGCCTATGAGCAGGGCATCACCATCCGCTCGGCGCTGGACCGGGCACAGCGCCGTCGCAAGGAGGCGGCGCCCCGACTCGCGGCGGAAGCCGCCACCGCTCGAATGATCAGGCGAATCGACCGAGCGGGACGTTAG
- a CDS encoding peptidoglycan endopeptidase: protein MFGLEALMALIQQVSGTPYIVGGNTPAGTDCSGLASWVSNVASGRPAFSGRFHTANEESALLARGFKYGTAPNAVVVGWNSHHTAVTLPDGTPVASGEPGGVRIGGGGAYQPQFTHHMYLPMDEAPAPEAPVEFAAMVEPAPEPAPEPMAEPMGFELPAPPMEAPPFEVPPIEAPMEPPIDMPPGEAPPMDALPLDESPAEPGPEPSDREAPAPA from the coding sequence ATGTTTGGTCTAGAAGCTCTGATGGCGCTCATCCAGCAGGTTTCGGGCACCCCGTACATCGTTGGTGGGAACACTCCCGCAGGTACGGATTGCTCGGGTTTGGCCTCGTGGGTGTCCAACGTCGCCAGCGGCCGGCCGGCCTTCAGCGGCCGGTTCCACACCGCCAACGAGGAGTCGGCGCTGCTGGCCCGCGGCTTCAAGTACGGCACCGCGCCCAACGCTGTGGTGGTGGGCTGGAACAGCCACCACACCGCGGTGACCCTGCCCGACGGCACACCGGTGGCCAGCGGTGAGCCCGGCGGCGTGCGGATCGGCGGCGGCGGCGCCTACCAGCCGCAGTTCACCCACCACATGTACCTGCCCATGGACGAGGCACCGGCCCCGGAAGCGCCGGTGGAGTTTGCCGCCATGGTGGAGCCGGCCCCCGAGCCCGCCCCCGAGCCGATGGCCGAGCCCATGGGCTTCGAACTGCCCGCACCACCCATGGAGGCTCCGCCGTTCGAGGTCCCGCCGATCGAAGCCCCCATGGAGCCGCCGATCGATATGCCGCCCGGCGAGGCACCGCCGATGGATGCCCTGCCGCTCGATGAGTCCCCGGCCGAGCCCGGCCCCGAGCCCAGCGACCGCGAGGCGCCGGCTCCGGCCTAG
- a CDS encoding acyl-CoA dehydrogenase family protein, with the protein MTTASVDDDVFAEILSQTRRFVRTMVVPREQEILDTDQVPDDLRQAAKDLGLFGYAIPQEWGGLGLNLAQDVELAMELGYTCPSVRSMFGTNNGIAGQVLVGFGTDEQKQRWLEPIASGAVASFALTEPGAGSNPAGLRTKAVREGSGADETWVLDGQKRFITNAPLADLFVVFARTRPADERGAGIAVFLVPADTAGVEVGAKDAKMGQEGAWTADVSFSGVRLPAAALVGGSEDIGYRAAMTSLARGRIHIAALAVGAAQRALDESVNYAATATQGGSIIGDFQLVQAMLADQQTGVLAGQALVRDAARKWVSNEDRRIAPSVAKVFCTEMAGKVADLAVQIHGGSGYIRGVPVERIYRDVRLLRLYEGTSEIQRLIIGSNLIKNAKRSL; encoded by the coding sequence ATGACGACCGCATCCGTTGACGACGACGTCTTCGCCGAAATCCTGTCCCAGACCCGCCGGTTTGTCCGGACGATGGTCGTCCCGCGCGAACAGGAGATCCTCGACACCGATCAGGTGCCCGACGACCTTCGGCAAGCCGCCAAGGATCTGGGCCTGTTCGGCTACGCGATCCCCCAGGAATGGGGCGGGCTGGGCCTGAATCTGGCCCAGGACGTCGAACTGGCCATGGAACTGGGCTACACCTGCCCGTCGGTCCGGTCGATGTTCGGCACCAACAACGGCATCGCCGGCCAGGTGCTGGTGGGGTTCGGCACCGATGAACAGAAGCAGCGTTGGCTCGAGCCCATCGCCTCCGGTGCGGTCGCGTCCTTCGCCCTCACCGAGCCCGGAGCGGGCTCCAATCCGGCGGGATTGCGCACCAAGGCCGTCCGTGAGGGCTCGGGAGCGGACGAGACCTGGGTGCTCGACGGCCAGAAACGGTTCATCACCAATGCCCCGCTGGCCGATCTGTTTGTGGTGTTCGCCCGCACTCGGCCCGCCGACGAGCGCGGCGCCGGTATTGCGGTGTTCCTGGTACCGGCCGATACCGCCGGAGTCGAAGTCGGCGCCAAGGACGCCAAGATGGGCCAGGAGGGCGCCTGGACGGCCGATGTCAGTTTCTCCGGCGTGCGGCTGCCCGCCGCCGCCCTGGTCGGGGGCAGTGAGGACATCGGCTACCGGGCGGCGATGACGTCGCTGGCCCGCGGCCGCATTCATATTGCGGCGCTGGCGGTGGGAGCCGCGCAGCGCGCACTGGATGAATCGGTGAACTATGCGGCCACCGCCACCCAGGGCGGCAGCATCATCGGCGACTTCCAGCTGGTGCAGGCGATGCTCGCCGATCAGCAGACCGGGGTGCTGGCCGGCCAGGCGCTGGTCCGCGACGCCGCCCGCAAGTGGGTCAGTAACGAAGATCGGCGGATCGCGCCGTCGGTGGCGAAGGTCTTCTGCACCGAGATGGCCGGCAAGGTCGCCGACCTGGCGGTGCAGATCCACGGCGGCAGCGGATACATCCGTGGCGTGCCGGTGGAGCGCATCTACCGCGACGTACGGCTGCTGCGGCTCTACGAAGGCACCAGTGAGATCCAGCGGCTGATCATCGGGTCGAATCTGATCAAGAACGCGAAGCGTTCACTGTAA
- a CDS encoding glycoside hydrolase — MQAQVTKVLCVDGRKIARFCGRSLAILTSLAVSAALIYAQSSHDAEPKPTETAAAAPPAPSNPAQPPAGGMRIANPAEAAALAASVPMPTEGQQFTFPLPPGVAPENGLQVKTIWAARTIGVLFQEVKNIYGYRQDPLKWHPDGLAIDVMIPDYHSEAGILLGDQIAGYALANAQRWGVNHVIWRQKIYPGVGGGNWTSDYGNETANHYDHVHIATDGGGYPTGQETYYISSMTPAHTD; from the coding sequence ATCCAAGCTCAAGTAACTAAAGTGCTCTGCGTGGACGGACGAAAGATTGCCAGGTTCTGCGGTCGCAGCCTGGCCATTCTGACGTCGCTGGCGGTCTCGGCCGCCCTCATCTACGCCCAGAGCAGCCACGACGCGGAGCCCAAACCCACCGAGACCGCGGCGGCGGCGCCACCGGCCCCGTCGAACCCAGCCCAGCCACCCGCCGGAGGGATGCGCATCGCCAACCCCGCCGAGGCCGCGGCGCTGGCGGCGAGCGTGCCGATGCCCACCGAAGGCCAGCAATTCACCTTCCCGCTGCCCCCCGGGGTGGCGCCGGAGAACGGGCTCCAGGTCAAGACCATCTGGGCGGCCCGCACCATCGGCGTGTTGTTTCAAGAGGTCAAGAACATATACGGGTATCGCCAGGACCCGTTGAAGTGGCATCCCGACGGGTTGGCCATCGACGTGATGATCCCGGACTACCACAGCGAGGCAGGCATCCTGCTCGGCGACCAGATCGCCGGCTACGCCCTGGCCAACGCCCAACGGTGGGGGGTCAACCACGTGATCTGGCGGCAGAAGATCTACCCGGGCGTCGGCGGCGGCAACTGGACCTCGGATTACGGCAACGAGACCGCCAACCACTACGACCACGTCCACATCGCCACCGATGGCGGCGGCTACCCCACCGGGCAGGAGACCTACTACATCTCCTCGATGACGCCGGCGCACACGGATTGA
- a CDS encoding recombinase RecB — translation MAPVTLGGYPAKRCARVTHNEFAPGTPEPAPPRPDLEALRSAGIEFEEHILTELRSRYADSERLLLLDAEVSWTERQRRTVAAMTAGVEVIAGGSLPDVNGRRGLPDMLVRHQDGYLPVDIKNHRTLASAKRAEVEISTLSQPDLRSTYPGHSDHGARWRDDVMQLAHYTRMLQELGFHCGLNRGGVIGSSDLTALLGESLGITWYDLDTENIVTYSASDPSHRRPRSALQRYDHEFAFRIDVARAAAAGRELVRPYRIADCGTCAWFDHCTTVAGDDDASFAIETGHLTIREWQYLYQHCGDGAALSVAQLAAVDVDAHLEAFRIQSVGTKMPQDRLSNAVRRARMSCTGIDFEAYETGSTTVPTADIEVDFDIEWDGQGRIYQWGLRIRDGQDDSTARYQPVVSFDPLDEAAEAELAAEFASRMQQLHGHAAQAGKSLQVFHWHHPEISSTRRFTEVEQALDGLTYDLRKWFDATFFARTSSSIKQIAGFFGFRWEVDDPGGLASQGAVEAARGNGPQADAAQQWCLSYNECDVAAQAAIRDGVRAYRR, via the coding sequence ATGGCACCGGTCACGCTCGGCGGCTACCCGGCAAAACGGTGTGCTCGCGTCACCCACAACGAGTTCGCTCCCGGCACTCCGGAGCCGGCGCCGCCGCGTCCGGACTTGGAGGCGCTGCGCAGTGCCGGAATCGAATTCGAGGAACATATCCTCACCGAACTCCGGTCGCGCTACGCAGACTCCGAGCGCCTGCTGCTGCTCGACGCCGAGGTCAGTTGGACCGAACGCCAGCGACGCACCGTGGCCGCGATGACTGCCGGTGTCGAGGTGATTGCCGGCGGGAGCCTGCCGGATGTCAACGGCCGCAGGGGCCTTCCTGACATGCTGGTCAGACACCAGGACGGCTACCTGCCCGTCGACATCAAGAACCACCGCACGCTGGCCTCCGCGAAACGCGCGGAGGTGGAGATCTCGACGCTGTCGCAACCCGATCTTCGGTCGACCTATCCGGGCCACAGTGACCACGGTGCGCGTTGGCGCGACGATGTCATGCAGCTGGCGCACTACACCCGGATGTTGCAGGAGCTGGGTTTTCACTGCGGGCTGAACCGCGGCGGCGTTATCGGCAGCTCCGACCTCACTGCCCTACTCGGCGAGAGTCTCGGCATCACCTGGTATGACCTCGATACCGAGAACATCGTCACGTATTCGGCCAGCGATCCATCGCATCGCCGACCGCGCTCGGCTCTGCAGCGCTACGACCATGAGTTCGCCTTCCGTATCGACGTCGCGCGGGCCGCGGCCGCCGGACGAGAACTGGTGCGGCCCTATCGCATCGCCGACTGTGGCACGTGCGCCTGGTTCGACCACTGCACCACGGTGGCCGGCGACGACGATGCGTCGTTCGCGATCGAGACCGGCCACCTCACGATCCGGGAGTGGCAGTATCTGTATCAACACTGCGGCGATGGCGCGGCGTTGAGCGTTGCGCAGTTGGCGGCTGTCGATGTGGACGCGCACCTCGAAGCATTCCGCATCCAGTCCGTCGGCACCAAAATGCCGCAGGACCGGCTGTCCAACGCGGTCCGACGAGCCCGGATGAGCTGCACCGGAATTGATTTCGAGGCATACGAAACCGGTTCAACGACTGTTCCCACCGCCGACATCGAGGTCGACTTCGACATCGAGTGGGACGGTCAGGGCCGGATCTATCAGTGGGGCCTGCGTATTCGCGACGGCCAGGACGACTCGACTGCCCGCTACCAACCCGTGGTCTCATTCGACCCGCTCGACGAGGCCGCCGAAGCCGAACTGGCCGCCGAGTTCGCCTCTCGGATGCAGCAATTACACGGCCACGCCGCCCAGGCGGGCAAGTCGCTGCAGGTCTTCCATTGGCATCATCCCGAGATCAGCAGCACCCGCAGGTTCACCGAGGTGGAGCAGGCACTCGACGGCCTCACCTATGACCTGCGGAAGTGGTTCGACGCGACGTTTTTCGCCCGCACCTCGTCGTCGATCAAACAGATTGCCGGCTTCTTCGGCTTCCGCTGGGAGGTCGACGATCCGGGGGGCCTGGCCTCCCAGGGTGCGGTCGAAGCCGCCCGGGGCAACGGCCCGCAGGCCGACGCCGCCCAGCAGTGGTGTCTGAGCTACAACGAATGTGATGTGGCGGCGCAGGCCGCGATCCGCGACGGGGTGCGCGCGTACCGCCGCTGA
- a CDS encoding SAM-dependent methyltransferase, with product MSAEDRTRWDAKYAGRYVPAPDTIAPAAVFVPFADAFPVAGHALDVACGQGAAAIWLAQRGLQVTGLDISPVVVEQARAFALRSGVGNRCRFDVVDLDDGLPDGPPADVIYCARFRDSRLDAPMLQRLAPGGLLAISALSQVGSTAGRFRAAPGELRAAFAGLELIAEGEADGLAWLLARRPTAPSAHADGRD from the coding sequence ATGAGCGCCGAGGACCGCACCCGCTGGGATGCGAAATACGCGGGCCGCTACGTGCCGGCACCGGACACGATCGCTCCCGCTGCGGTGTTTGTGCCCTTCGCGGACGCGTTCCCGGTCGCCGGCCACGCGCTCGACGTCGCCTGCGGCCAGGGTGCCGCGGCGATCTGGCTGGCCCAGCGGGGCCTGCAGGTGACCGGGTTGGACATCTCGCCGGTCGTCGTCGAGCAGGCGCGGGCGTTCGCCCTGCGCAGCGGCGTCGGCAACCGGTGCCGATTCGACGTCGTCGACCTCGACGACGGCCTGCCGGACGGGCCGCCGGCCGATGTCATTTACTGCGCCCGGTTCCGCGACAGTCGGCTCGACGCGCCGATGCTGCAGCGGCTGGCTCCGGGCGGACTGCTGGCGATCAGCGCGTTGAGTCAGGTCGGCAGCACCGCAGGACGGTTTCGGGCCGCACCCGGGGAGCTGCGCGCGGCGTTCGCCGGCCTGGAGTTGATCGCCGAGGGGGAAGCGGACGGATTGGCGTGGCTGTTGGCGCGACGCCCGACGGCGCCGTCAGCGCACGCGGACGGACGAGACTAG
- a CDS encoding DUF732 domain-containing protein, with protein sequence MSWAARFTGPLAITGAAMGALVGAAPAHADDASFMKYLNSHGYTARYGNDEPISESSVRALGHMICENLRVGRTVEMQLPHYPAWPQFGLIAEAARQELCPGA encoded by the coding sequence ATGAGTTGGGCAGCCCGGTTCACCGGACCCTTGGCGATCACCGGTGCGGCGATGGGAGCTCTGGTCGGGGCAGCGCCCGCGCACGCCGACGACGCCAGCTTCATGAAATACCTCAACTCCCACGGCTACACCGCGCGCTACGGGAATGACGAGCCGATCTCGGAGTCCAGCGTGCGCGCCCTCGGGCACATGATCTGCGAGAACCTGCGGGTGGGCCGAACCGTCGAAATGCAACTGCCGCATTACCCCGCGTGGCCGCAGTTTGGCTTGATCGCCGAGGCGGCCCGCCAGGAGTTGTGCCCGGGCGCCTAG
- the fabG gene encoding 3-oxoacyl-ACP reductase FabG, giving the protein MKYDVSDHGWARHVEDGFGVALLNGQTAVITGGAQGLGFAIAQRFVAEGARVVLGDLNLEATEAAAQRLGADVAVAARTDVTDAADVEALVALAVERFGGLDIMVNNAGITRDATMRKMTEDDFDQVIAVHLKGTWNGLRAAAAIMRERKRGAIVNMSSISGKVGMVGQTNYSAAKAGIVGMTKAASKELAYLGVRVNAIQPGLIRSAMTEAMPQRIWDSKVAEVPMGRAGEPDEVATVALFLASDLSSYMTGTVLEVTGGRHL; this is encoded by the coding sequence ATGAAATATGATGTGTCGGACCACGGGTGGGCACGACATGTAGAGGACGGTTTCGGCGTGGCATTACTTAACGGGCAGACGGCGGTGATCACCGGTGGAGCGCAGGGGCTGGGCTTCGCGATCGCGCAACGCTTCGTCGCCGAGGGCGCCCGGGTGGTGCTGGGCGATCTGAACCTGGAGGCGACCGAGGCCGCCGCGCAGCGCCTCGGCGCCGATGTCGCGGTGGCGGCACGCACCGACGTCACCGACGCCGCCGACGTCGAGGCGCTGGTGGCGCTGGCCGTCGAGCGGTTCGGCGGCCTGGACATCATGGTGAACAACGCCGGCATCACCCGCGACGCCACCATGCGCAAGATGACCGAAGACGATTTCGATCAGGTGATCGCGGTGCACCTCAAGGGCACCTGGAACGGTCTGCGCGCGGCCGCGGCGATCATGCGGGAGCGCAAGCGCGGTGCGATCGTGAACATGTCCTCTATATCGGGCAAGGTCGGCATGGTCGGGCAGACCAACTATTCGGCCGCCAAGGCCGGCATTGTCGGCATGACCAAGGCCGCCAGCAAGGAGCTGGCCTACCTCGGTGTCCGCGTCAACGCGATCCAGCCGGGGCTGATCCGCTCGGCGATGACCGAGGCCATGCCGCAGCGGATCTGGGATTCGAAGGTCGCCGAGGTGCCGATGGGCCGAGCCGGCGAACCCGACGAGGTCGCGACCGTCGCACTGTTCCTCGCATCCGACTTGTCCTCTTATATGACGGGCACGGTGCTCGAGGTGACCGGCGGTCGCCACCTATGA
- a CDS encoding NAD-dependent malic enzyme: MTAQGWQRRGQALLFDPLTTKGTAFSQDERREFGLLGLLPVAVKTIADQVAHTYAEFSTRHDDLDKHIYLRALQDRNETLFYRLLSEHIEEMLPIVYTPTVGDACRRFSEIYRRPRGLFVSYPDRDRLREALRNRPEQQVDVIVVTDGQRILGLGDQGIGGMGIPIGKLSLYTLIGGIDPARTLPIILDVGTDNVDLLHDPQYLGWRHRRISDKDYYSFVDDFVNVVHEELPDVLLQWEDFATTHALPLLTRYRDRLLTFNDDIQGTAAVALGALHGAVRAAGRPLTEQQVVMLGAGSAGIGVLEMIRQQMVAEGLSETEAAERIWAIDINGLLTDDREDLSDSQRRFVQSAARVAGWGGRGLADVVHHVDVGILLGLSTVAGAFTEEIVRELAAKTDRPIIFPLSNPTSRAEAHPAELDEWTDGRALIATGSPFAPIRRGERTRPITQCNNVYIFPAIGLAVTAARASRVTDAMMRAAAATLGDASPALVDADQPLLPAFADLPEITTRIATAVAIQAVRDGVAPAASDEAIAEAVRRSRWTPDYRTRWPRETTGPALSKLK, from the coding sequence GTGACAGCTCAGGGGTGGCAACGCCGCGGCCAGGCTCTGCTGTTCGATCCACTGACCACAAAGGGCACCGCCTTCAGCCAAGACGAGCGCCGCGAGTTCGGACTGCTGGGTCTGCTGCCGGTCGCGGTGAAAACCATCGCCGACCAAGTCGCCCACACCTATGCCGAGTTCTCCACGCGGCATGACGATCTGGACAAGCACATCTATCTGCGGGCGCTGCAGGACCGCAACGAGACGTTGTTCTACCGGCTGCTGAGCGAACATATCGAGGAGATGCTGCCGATCGTCTACACGCCGACGGTCGGCGACGCATGCCGGCGATTCAGCGAGATCTACCGGCGCCCGCGCGGGTTGTTCGTCTCCTACCCGGACCGCGATCGGCTGCGCGAGGCGCTGCGTAACCGGCCAGAACAACAGGTCGACGTCATCGTCGTCACCGACGGACAGCGCATCCTGGGCCTGGGCGACCAGGGTATCGGCGGCATGGGCATCCCGATCGGAAAGCTCTCGCTGTACACCCTGATCGGCGGGATCGATCCGGCCCGCACGCTGCCGATCATCCTCGACGTCGGCACCGACAATGTCGACCTGCTGCACGATCCGCAGTATCTCGGCTGGCGCCACCGCCGGATCAGCGACAAGGACTACTACTCCTTTGTCGACGACTTCGTGAACGTCGTGCATGAGGAACTGCCCGACGTGCTGCTGCAGTGGGAAGACTTCGCCACCACGCATGCACTGCCGCTGTTGACGCGGTACCGGGATCGGCTGCTGACGTTCAACGACGACATTCAGGGCACGGCGGCCGTGGCTCTTGGTGCGCTGCATGGCGCTGTCCGCGCTGCCGGGCGGCCGCTGACCGAGCAGCAGGTGGTGATGCTCGGCGCCGGTTCGGCCGGTATCGGCGTGCTGGAGATGATCCGCCAGCAGATGGTCGCCGAGGGACTCTCCGAAACCGAAGCTGCCGAACGGATTTGGGCCATCGACATCAACGGTTTGCTGACCGATGACCGTGAGGACCTCTCGGACAGCCAGCGCCGTTTCGTTCAATCCGCAGCTCGGGTGGCCGGCTGGGGTGGTCGAGGCCTGGCCGATGTGGTGCACCACGTCGATGTGGGCATCCTGCTGGGCCTGTCGACGGTAGCCGGTGCTTTCACCGAGGAAATCGTCCGAGAGCTGGCGGCCAAGACGGATCGTCCGATCATTTTTCCGCTGTCCAACCCCACCAGCCGGGCCGAAGCGCACCCGGCGGAGCTCGACGAATGGACCGATGGGCGCGCGCTGATCGCCACGGGCTCGCCCTTCGCCCCGATCCGACGCGGCGAGCGCACCCGCCCCATCACGCAGTGCAACAACGTCTACATCTTCCCGGCGATCGGGCTTGCGGTCACCGCGGCGCGCGCGTCGCGTGTCACCGACGCGATGATGCGGGCCGCTGCCGCGACGCTGGGCGATGCCTCCCCCGCCCTGGTCGACGCCGACCAACCGCTGCTGCCCGCGTTCGCGGATCTGCCTGAGATCACCACCCGTATCGCTACCGCGGTGGCCATCCAGGCGGTACGGGACGGCGTCGCCCCGGCCGCCTCCGATGAGGCGATTGCCGAAGCGGTCCGGCGGTCTCGCTGGACGCCGGACTATCGCACTCGGTGGCCACGCGAAACCACCGGTCCAGCGCTATCCAAGCTCAAGTAA
- a CDS encoding acetyl-CoA C-acetyltransferase, translating into MTLREAVICEPVRTPIGRYGGMFKSLTAVELGVAALTGLLERTGLPADAIDDVVLGHCYPSSEAPAIGRVVALDSGLPVTVPGMQVDRRCGSGLQAVIQACLQVGSGAHEVVIAGGAESMSNVAFYSTDMRWGAAREGVRVHDGLARGRTTAGGQYHPVPGGMLETAENLRRQYQISRAEQDELAVTSHQRAVAAQRSGVLADEIIGVTVRSRAGEQRIDTDEHPRADTSVESLAKLKAVLGKTDPDATVTAGNSSGQNDAASMCVVTTPAKAEQLGLTPLVRLVSWGLAGVKPNVMGIGPVPATDVALAKAGLTLADIDLIELNEAFAAQALAVMAEWRFGAADRDRTNVHGSGISLGHPVGATGGRMLATLARELHRRQQRYGLETMCIGGGQGLAAVFERVA; encoded by the coding sequence ATGACTCTGCGCGAGGCGGTGATCTGCGAACCGGTTCGTACCCCGATCGGGCGCTACGGCGGGATGTTCAAGTCGCTGACCGCCGTCGAGCTCGGCGTCGCGGCGCTCACCGGACTGCTGGAGCGCACCGGCCTGCCCGCCGACGCCATCGATGACGTGGTGCTGGGGCACTGTTATCCCAGTAGTGAGGCACCGGCGATCGGGCGGGTGGTCGCCCTGGATTCCGGCCTGCCGGTGACGGTTCCCGGTATGCAGGTCGATCGGCGGTGCGGATCTGGACTGCAGGCGGTGATCCAGGCCTGCCTGCAGGTCGGCAGCGGCGCGCATGAGGTGGTGATCGCCGGCGGTGCGGAGAGCATGAGCAACGTGGCGTTCTACTCCACCGACATGCGCTGGGGCGCGGCCCGCGAGGGCGTACGGGTGCACGACGGACTGGCGCGCGGCCGGACCACCGCGGGTGGGCAGTACCACCCGGTGCCCGGCGGCATGTTGGAGACCGCGGAGAACCTGCGCCGCCAGTACCAGATCTCCCGCGCCGAGCAGGACGAACTCGCGGTCACCTCGCATCAGCGCGCGGTGGCGGCCCAGCGCAGCGGCGTGCTCGCCGACGAGATCATCGGTGTCACGGTGCGCTCCCGCGCCGGCGAGCAGCGGATCGACACCGACGAGCATCCCCGCGCCGACACCTCGGTGGAGTCGCTGGCCAAGCTCAAAGCGGTTCTGGGCAAAACCGATCCAGACGCCACCGTCACCGCCGGCAACTCCAGCGGTCAGAACGACGCGGCCTCGATGTGTGTGGTGACCACTCCGGCCAAGGCCGAGCAGCTGGGACTGACCCCGCTGGTACGGCTGGTCTCCTGGGGTCTGGCCGGGGTCAAGCCGAACGTCATGGGCATCGGCCCGGTGCCGGCCACCGATGTCGCCCTGGCCAAGGCCGGTCTCACGCTCGCCGACATCGACCTGATCGAGCTCAACGAGGCGTTCGCCGCTCAGGCGCTCGCGGTCATGGCCGAGTGGCGATTCGGTGCCGCCGACCGCGACCGGACCAACGTGCACGGTTCGGGGATCTCGCTGGGGCATCCGGTGGGCGCGACCGGCGGCCGGATGCTGGCGACGCTGGCGCGTGAGCTGCACCGCCGCCAGCAGCGCTATGGACTGGAAACCATGTGCATCGGAGGCGGCCAGGGCTTGGCCGCCGTGTTCGAGAGGGTGGCGTAA